Proteins from one Anopheles nili chromosome 2, idAnoNiliSN_F5_01, whole genome shotgun sequence genomic window:
- the LOC128722494 gene encoding uncharacterized protein LOC128722494, which translates to MQQGVQSEPSELPGNIGSYGMFGGNGGHTNTGNRRRPTRTSELLLLALTVLMLSVTSVTATTQAAGSNTSESILHVQAQPANASSSTGRAMFSTGNRLWDALIAECMRKPTFACIQKNVYSFLGEQLEVENVNFTNRVQFLRNRVDFTKYTREANEPDSDDVDENEIPDARGAFEPSSPIEEVTTALRDKSLKFMLTHDVSIKMPEVMFDGAIFRIQPRSIEGNGMIAKLELVPRTELAEARGTGTPRILFKKIKKFFQNKLLLAFLAIVLVIKIIKIKVMWLLPLLVGVGTAKKLVLKFLLFLFPALAHIFKLCSYYHASYHKPNFHHHQHHINHLHTFYPHEHATPELIYTKPPRGHPSEYLHGAPVPPHTHYQPEVNYEFTAPGLGSEFISDRNSNVETSFKPKYDDLNDIKAWGLGESTNTSAPQSSPYFTSPSASTNGAAGGSGSYNVNPLTQHASRIQSPKPVYGPPGYSSSAQKRIPTGAATSIAAQYVSAPSGPTQSAEEQIIREAQRQEAYRIAQEQKLISKQQAIVNQQAYVQEGVTPRPVDAFYSPILQRLDKVFNTLGIVDESCRERLVCSMYKNPVKYSPHSNYVSAELSRDASELQKPTSTNAAVVRFYRYVQAARDGQDQRDCQRLYSQCTINMEKKKKKK; encoded by the exons ATGCAGCAAGGAGTGCAGAGTGAACCATCGGAGTTGCCCGGTAACATTGGCAGTTACGGAAtgttcggtggaaatggtggCCACACCAATACCGGCAACCGTAGACGACCGACGAGAACGagcgaactgctgctgctagctTTAACCGTGCTGATGTTGAGCGTTACGAGCGTTACTGCCACGACCCAGGCCGCAGGATCGAACACCAGCGAGAGCATCCTTCATGTCCAGGCCCAACCAGCCAACGCCAGCTCGTCCACCGGTCGGGCGATGTTCTCGACCGGAAATCGGCTTTGGGATGCCCTGATCGCAGAGTGCATGCGTAAACCGACGTTCGCCTGCATCCAGAAGAACGTGTACAGCTTCCTCGGTGAACAGCTCGAGGTGGAGAACGTCAATTTCACGAACCGCGTGCAATTCCTACGGAACCGGGTCGATTTCACCAAGTACACGCGTGAGGCGAACGAACCGGACAGCGACGATGTGGACGAAAACGAGATCCCGGACGCTCGTGGGG CATTCGAGCCATCCTCCCCGATCGAAGAAGTCACGACGGCGCTACGCGACAAGAGCCTCAAATTCATGCTAACCCACGACGTCAGCATCAAGATGCCGGAGGTCATGTTCGATGGTGCCATCTTCCGCATCCAGCCACGCTCGATCGAGGGCAACGGGATGATCGCGAAGCTTGAACTTGTCCCACGTACCGAACTTGCCGAAGCACGTGGAACCGGCACACCGAGGATCCTCTTCAAGAAGATCA AGAAATTCTTCCAGAACAAGCTGTTGCTCGCGTTCCTCGCAATCGTGCTCGTCATCAAGATCATCAAGATCAAGGTGATGTGGCTGTTGCCGCTGTTGGTCGGTGTCGGAACGGCCAAGAAGCTGGTGCTGAAGTTCCTGCTGTTCCTGTTCCCGGCCCTGGCGCACATCTTCAAGCTCTGCTCGTACTATCACGCGTCCTACCACAAACCGAActtccaccatcaccagcaccacatCAACCACCTGCACACG TTCTACCCCCACGAACACGCCACTCCGGAGCTGATCTACACGAAACCCCCACGTGGCCACCCTTCGGAGTACCTTCATGGGGCGCCTGttccaccccacacacactaCCAGCCGGAAGTGAACTATGAGTTTACAGCGCCCGGTCTGGGCTCAGA GTTCATTAGCGATAGAAACTCGAACGTAGAGACGTCGTTCAAGCCAAAGTACGATGACTTGAACGATATCAAAGCATGGGGGTTGGGCGAAAGCACAAATACATCAGCACCACAATCATCGCCATACTTCACCTCACCGTCCGCCTCCACGAACGGTGCCGccggcggcagcggcagctACAATGTAAATCCACTCACGCAGCACGCCAGCAG GATTCAAAGCCCGAAGCCGGTGTACGGACCACCAGGATACTCGTCATCCGCCCAGAAACGCATTCCGACCGGAGCGGCCACCTCGATAGCGGCCCAGTACGTGTCAGCACCCTCGGGACCGACGCAGTCTGCAGAAGAACAGATC ATTCGTGAAGCCCAGCGGCAGGAAGCTTACAGGATAGCGCAGGAGCAGAAGTTAATTTCGAAGCAGCAGGCGATCGTGAACCAGCAGGCGTACGTGCAGGAGGGCGTTACACCGCGACCCGTGGATGCGTTCTACAGCCCGATCCTGCAGCGACTCGATAAGGTGTTCAACACACTCGGCATCGTTGATGAAAGCTGCCGGGAGCGGCTCGTCTGCAGCATGTACAAGAACCCGGTCAAGTACAGCCCGCACAGCAACTACGTGTCGGCGGA
- the LOC128720064 gene encoding lachesin-like yields MWLRRANLPLLTLLSAVLTLSNGQQTATSPSIAFISPEQIRDIGEQVTLNCSIANVKNYIVGWQKSNRDQTKQNNIISLGVQLAVAEDRFRLNFTKENNAANYVLEIHDIVATDAGLYECQIQVNSTSKLTKTVELQVRHPPMLLENQHTNMLTKAEGEDAQLVCRAEGYPRPAITWRREYNAILPVGGQTFAGHELRLNGLRREDRGTYYCTADNGVGRPDTKALTLEVEFAPVIRVPRPKVAQALDYDIDVECVVQAFPAPAIAWYRGGKQIHNGGAYSIAQIGAPDDVTTSVVKIHSVASEHFGDYVCKASNKLGQAEARLNLFEQDVPNINYSGLKWTSGSTPTSSVMLGQLFIVTITLLLATLL; encoded by the exons ATGTGGTTACGACGGGCCAATTTACCTCTCTTAACGCTGCTCAGCGCGGTGCTAACGCTGT ccaacggacagcAGACGGCGACGAGCCCAAGCATCGCGTTTATCAGCCCGGAGCAGATTCGGGACATCGGCGAACAAGTGACGCTCAACTGCTCGATCGCGAATGTGAAGAACTACATCGTCGGCTGGCAGAAGAGCAACCGGGATCAGACGAAGCAGAACAACATCATCTCGCTCGGTGTGCAGCTGGCCGTGGCTGAGGACCGTTTCCGGCTTAACTTCACCAAGGAGAACAACGCCGCCAACTATGTGCTGGAG ATCCACGACATTGTCGCTACCGATGCGGGCCTGTACGAGTGCCAGATTCAGGTGAACAGCACGAGCAAGCTGACAAAAACGGTCGAGTTGCAGGTGCGCCATCCGCCGATGTTGCTTGAGAATCAACACACCAATATGCTCACGAAAGCGGAAGGCGAGGATGCACAGTTGGTTTGTCGAGCGGAAGGATACCCACGGCCGGCTATCACCTGGCGGCGTGAGTATAACGCCATCCTGCCCGTCGGTGGCCAAACGTTCGCGGGCCATGAGCTGCGTCTGAATGGATTGCGTCGGGAGGATCGCGGCACATACTACTGCACTGCGGATAATGGTGTTGGTCGACCGGATACGAAGGCGCTTACGCTTGAGGTGGAGTTTGCGCCTGTTATCCGAGTACCGCGACCTAAGGTGGCACAGGCTCTTGACTACGATATCGACGTTGAGTGTGTGGTGCAGGCATTCCCAGCACCTGCCATCGCTTGGTATCGAGGTGGCAAGCAAATTCATAATGGAGGCGCATATAGCATTGCTCAGATTGGCGCACCGGATGATGTGACCACATCGGTGGTTAAGATCCACTCGGTTGCTTCGGAACACTTTGGAGACTACGTCTGCAAGGCGTCGAATAAGCTTGGACAGGCTGAGGCCAGGTTGAATCTGTTCG AGCAAGACGTACCGAACATCAACTACTCCGGCCTGAAGTGGACCAGTGGCAGCACTCCGACTTCGAGCGTTATGCTCGGGCAGCTGTTCATTGTCACGATAACGCTGCTGTTGGCCACGTTGTTGTGA